The Penicillium digitatum chromosome 6, complete sequence genome contains the following window.
ACCCCCAGCGCAACCGACCCCCGCCCTCATCGCGGCCTCCCCCATCGCCTGCCCCACCGCCCTTGACGGCACCCAGCGATGACCCGCAACAACTGTTCCCACTCTTCCGCGCTGCGAACGCATCTCACTCTGGTGCCCTCACTGAGGGCGAGCTTGGCAGCGCGCTCGTAAACGGCGATTACACGTCCTTCCACCCGCGGACGGTCAGACTGATGATCCGGATGTTCGATCGCGACGGTAATGGGACAATCAACTTCGACGAATTTGTCTCGTTGTGGCGGTATCTGGCTGCATGGCGGGAGCTCTTTGATCGCTTCGATGAGGATCGCAGTGGGCGTGTCAGTCAGCCCGAGTTTGAAAAGGCGCTTGTTGCGTTCGGATACCGTCTTAGTGGGAAGTTTATTTCTGTTATCTTTGGCGTCTTTGAAGGCAAGGCCAAGCAGATGAGCCATGCGCCGAAGGATTCTAGGCTTCCTGGTATGGGCTTTGATCTTTTCGTTCAGGCTTGTATTAGTCTGAAGCGGATGACGGATGTCTTTAAGCGGTATGATGATGATCGGGATGGATATATTACTCTGAGCTTTGAAGAGGCTTTGACTGGTACGTCATGGTGTCGGCTGTGTGGTTGTTGGGGATCATTGGCTAACTGGACTTTTGGTCCACAGAGATTCTTCTGTTGCAGGAGTAAAGTATTCTGCCACACAATCCTACGTGCTATTCTTCTTCGTTTTCTTTCGTGGTGGTGTTCTCTCTACGTTTCCGCTATCGTCGttataccccccccccccccccgcccCCATCTGTTTTTGTCATAGAATTGCCAAACCACGTTGGTCATTGCATGTTCATCGAGAAGTTGTTGAGTCCCAACCTGGTTTGAAATACGAATGAACGAACTGAGATGTTCAAAGTATTGGCCATCTTCTCCAAGGCATACAAAGTATACTCATCCGTCAAAGTAAAACCTTCCGGAGAAGAAGCAAGCCACAGTAAAGTCTACATCGCTGGTCAGGGATATCATTATATTGTAACAGAATCAATGGCTGGATCAACAAGACTACTTGGCTCAATCGCTGTCATCAGTTTCCCAGGAGTCATCATCGCTATTCTCATCGGCGTGAAGCTGTGCAAATTCAGGGTCTCTCATAGCCCGCTGCATAAGTAAATCCAAAATCCGGGGTGGGATTGGACCCATGTCAGGATCTGCTCCTGGTGGATAATGGTCGAACCCGGCTTCTTCGAAATCTTCCTCATACCCGAGATCTTCATCAAAATCGTCAAGATCATCGTAATCATCAAAGTCAGGTAGTTCATATGGCAAGATCTGGAAATTCACTTTGGTTCCTTTGAACATCTCCTTCAGATCAAGGAAACACTGCTCTGGTGTTTTTCCCTCTGGAATACGTTGCCCAGGAAGCTTAATGGGCTGCGTGATATCGATTGCAAATACCTTGACGTTGGTCAACTTGGGATAAAGACCATTTTTACAGTCTGCCGCGATGTTCTGAGTTAACTCCCGGATAGATGAGTTGCAGTCTGTGATATGGAGTGTCTCTAACGAGCTGGGGAATTGAGGGTGGGGTGGAAGGGAAGCCTGTGGGATGAGGATGGTCTCAAGCACGGAGAAATCGCGGAATGAGCCAACCTTGACGTGACTAGAAATGAGTTGCTCGATATCATCGACGTCCGGTAGTTCCATTGCGTACTCGAGATGGAACAGTTCGAGTGTATCTTTATGTATGAGGGCGGCTTCGTGAGCTTGCTTAGCGTCAAACTCGGGCACCGTCCCCGCACGCATGATGCGTCGGTCGTTAGGGTCCAAGCTGAAATTGTTGTAGGTAAAGGTTTTTAGCTTCTTGCACGCTTGCAGGAACTTTTTGATGGCACCTGCGTCGATATGGCA
Protein-coding sequences here:
- a CDS encoding Calcium binding modulator protein (Alg2), putative, whose translation is MAYNKSYNPDALPAHAEPEEVAQMISKMTVSGQSHASSHTQSYNQKRLPTRPPPQTVHSSGIPPRSSASSAPPQHAYAAAPSRFEHHHPHSHPHSHSHSGRSSSANGPPGQSLSQPQTQSRHHPLHPSPPPQNYGFGPPPVHPQRNRPPPSSRPPPSPAPPPLTAPSDDPQQLFPLFRAANASHSGALTEGELGSALVNGDYTSFHPRTVRLMIRMFDRDGNGTINFDEFVSLWRYLAAWRELFDRFDEDRSGRVSQPEFEKALVAFGYRLSGKFISVIFGVFEGKAKQMSHAPKDSRLPGMGFDLFVQACISLKRMTDVFKRYDDDRDGYITLSFEEALTEILLLQE